The sequence cttgtgatttatatcttctgtgactaaatcacatactatgcatcttatggactatatgataatgtcctaatattcatgttaccattatttttagataataataaaacaactttatcaaccataacattaagtcatacataatatcatgcatagcatcatacaataggatttaagggcacacatcctaacactaAGATGGTGTTGTAAGCAGACGAGCAATTGACCACGAGGAATGTCACGTCCTTAGTGATCTGCTGGGGGTAATCACCAACTATGACAGGTAACGTGATTGCACCGAGGGGGAATACCCTTGTTCCTCCAAAATCAACGAGCGGAGCATTAGTTAGAACCAGCCGTTCTCTATTAATCCTTATCTGCTAGAATGCTGGTAGTAAATGATGTCAGCAGAGCTGCCATTATCAATCAAGACCCGGTGTGTGTTGTAATCTCCCATTCGTTTGCTAACTACTAGTGCATCGTTATGCGGGTGGTGGAGACGACGAACgtcttcctctgaaaatccAATGACAAGGTTATCGACTCGTGCCATCTTGGGAACGATGCTCGTGAACTGAATGTTCTGAACCATCCTTAGGTAAGTCTTGCTAGCCTTTTTAGTAAGGCAGGAGGCTATAGTTCCACCCAcgatcatccttatgtctcttATGGGCGACCTGGGACGTTCGTTCTCTCATCGTATGGGTTACTCTTGTGGTGTGTCCGTCCTCTCTTTGCTGACGAACCCCTGCAACTTTCCTTACTGGATAAGGGCTTCaatttgttgcttcaagtcgTAGCAGTGAAATGTGTCATTCCCGTGATCTCAGTGAAACCGGTAGTACTTATCTCAAGACCttttgttggggtctcccttcagcTTCCTTGGGAACGTTAGCGCTCcttcatccttgatctgcatcaaAACTTGGTCAATCGAGGCATTTAAAGGCGTGAAGTTTGTAAACCTCCCAATGGGGGGTTTGGAACGCCCATTATCTCATCGGTCCCCAGTCCTTGTTCTCTTTTGTCCTCTGTCTTGCGGTGCTTCCTCCTATCTTTCCCTCTTCTTAGGTCTATCTTCTCGGGCTAGCAATGCGTCTTCAGCGTTCATGTACTTAGTTGCCCTGTAGAGTACCTCCGACATAGTCTTGGGGTCATTTTTGTATAAGgaaaacaggaacttacccttctGTAGTCGATTGGTAAATGTGGCTATAAGTATCTTGATGCCGGCTTCATCAATCGAAAACACCTCTTTATTGAAGCATGCTATCTAGGATCTCAACATCTCCTCCTCCCGTTGTTTGATATTCATCAAGCACGTAGTGGTCTTCCTGTGCCTGTGCCCCCCAATGAAGTGCGAGGCGAACTGGGTGCTTAactccttaaaagtgccgatggaatttgGCGTCAACTTATTGAACCATACCCTTGCAGGACCCTTTAACGTTGTTAGGAAGGCCCGgcacatgatttcatctatTACCCCTTATAGGTGCATCAGTGTTTTGAAGGTTTCCGAGTGATCGAGGGGTCCTTACTGCCGTCGTAAGTTTTCACCTAGGGCAAGCAGAACTTTGGCGGAAGGGGGAACAAGGTAACGGACGCAGTGAAGGGCGAGTCCGTCTGATGGACCAACTCATCAAGATCGTTTGATACCCACCCTCTGAGGGTGTTCATCATGAAGTCCATTCGTTCCTTCATCATTTGCATCTCAGCGACTATGTGCGATGGTGGAGCCGAATCTGCGGCGGATGGACAACTGGTATCCTGCCGCTCTTGTCTGGTTGGGGCATTGCTGCCTTTCGGCCCCTCTTGGTTACTCCTCTCAGCGCTGGTCCCTTCTTGGTCCTCCTCTTGGATGTTAAGCACCGCATTCTTTTGGGGAAATTTCTCTTCTAGgtcatggttttgcttggtAAGGTGTTCTACAGCTGCATCGAGCATTTGAACTTGTCTCTCGAAGGCGGTGGTGTGCAATTCGTCCCCTTAATTGTTGGTGGTTTCCATTGAGCGAGTAAGTACCATGCAGCTCTTTGTCCGGGAAGCAATAATACGGCTTACTTCCGATCGTTTCTCACAAACAGCACCAACTAATGATGCCAAAAATTGTCAGTGAGCAACACGGTTCTCAAGTGCTCCAAATaagacctgcacaacacaagggaaaaagaaaaacctacaaagagtaccggtgtggtaccggccgaACACCCTCCAACGATCAAGTTAGAAAaattctcacaactctagagtgccagaactggggtaaattatgcgtaccttggtttgtgagagtcttggggtttttatagtagcatAGGTTTAACATTCATTTCTTGGCTTAGAAAATCTTTCCTTGTGGGAGAGATTTTCTTTAATTCGCGCATCTTGCGGAATACTTTCCTTGTAGGAGTCTTTTTTATTAGGGTTTATCATGGAGCATAGAGTATCTCCTTATATATTCATACGTGGAGCCCAAGTAAAAGACATGCTAGACCCGTCAAGAGTTTCTCTTACCTCCTTCAGCTTCAAGTCGTCAGCTTCTCATTCCGTCTATGTCTTCTGGTCGTCTACACCAAGGACCTTGGGGTGCACCCATTAGCTTTGGGATAGACCCATTAGCTTTACGGTGTCGTTTACGGGTACACAAGCAAGATCATCAGATATAATCAGGTCCGTCAACTTTACTAAGACTTCAAGAATTACCTTTGTCAGGCTTAGTCATAGCTTCTCAAGCCATGGTCGAGCCTTCAAGAAGAgggaaactctctctctctctctcttgtcaaTGAATCTTGTCTCCTTTCTAGCATTAGCAATAACCTCTAAATAggaaattttgaattgtttACTAAGTGTCAAGTTCTTACTTCATCACCTTGGCGTTTTGTCTTATAGTGTAGCTAGTCCAATTGTTAGCTAGTTCTACATGAACATGGGTAACTAACCGAACAATTGTTAATTTCTTTCATAAGcgtattttctcattttcttataGGTTGAGCTTCATTGCTTTTGCCTTTGAGCTATAGCTGTAGAGTGGGTGAAGTCTCTCTAATGACTTTTCCCTTATTTGGGCTTCTACTTTTCTTTGTCTTTGAGCTTGCATGAAGTGTCTTTTCGGGATTTTATGCCTAGTTGGCAGGGTGAGAAAATCATGGGCTTTTTAATGGCTCGTGTCGTGTGATTTGACCTTTGTTGACTTTCTTAGGAGAATTTTTGGGCTTTTGGTTTATTGGGCCCATTTCTAATTTTTGTCCTTTTATTGATTGGACAAATATTACTCACTAAAATTCAACCACATggcatgtgaaaaaaaaaaaaaaaacctctaaacAACTACAATGTAAGGTTTTGGAATTGGTTTTTTTCCAAGTAATCATTACaagatatttatttaaaattaacgGGTAACTTTTGCaatgcacaaaaaaattcaacaaaatattttttctctttgaattatataattttttgtgccatttataaatatatatatatatatatatatatatatatatatatatatatatatatatatatatatatacatatgatgTGAGTgtaaatatatgaatttttttatggaatttatatagaatttaaactcaattaaaaaatacttttagaaCAATGACCTAGAAAAATAGGGGCTTCCATTTTATATGGAAGcccatatatttaattttatttttgttgcatATTAGTTCATAccgattagaaatttttttttttttttaaatttgaataatgAAATCCAATTCTACACAGAGTCATTAAGTTATGTATGTTCTTTTATCAGAAAACTATATTGTTTTAATAACATGGaaaattttctacaaattttataatttggccttttatttcttataaatattaaaatatgtatcattccaaaatatttttcaataaacttTCTCATGCATAATATGAGTTAACAATAATtcttttaagggtttttttttaaggaatattTAATATTGTGTTATTTAGGAGTTAAGCAGTAACAAGTGAAATAACTATGATAGGATGTTCATTATGTTCATCCTTCCTAAGTATTTCTCTTGAAAGTGGGAGGAACAATTATCACTTTAATAATTATGAActactggttttttttttttttttaaccttcttATACATCATATTAAAAGAGCATGATACCTATTAATTTGCATCCCAACTGGTTTACTGATTTCAGATTGTAGGGTGGACATTATAATTATCAACGAATTATAATGTTAATTGTAATATGAACATATAGATAATACTCCATTAAtcccaaaaaagaagataatGCTGGCCACCTAAAAGTCATTTCAATCACCACTAGATTGTGACATAAAAGGAGCCTTTTTTTCGATAGTGGTATGGAATAGATGAGACTGGAAGGATGAGCTAGTGGCATAAGACGAATGAGAGTGATGTaccaattttctctctcttttaggATGCTGAAATTGATATGCATATATACTCTAAAAgcttgttattaattttttatatattgttttggttttgttttccCTTTCATCTTTATTTGCAAGTCCGAACGAGTTCTTGAGGGATGTAATTGTAGGACACTCCTGACTCCACTATTTTCCTACATTCTACAACAATGTTCACTTTTTTCGTTCTCTCATTTTTTGACTCATTAGTATGCCAGACTCCTATAGAGAATTTTCATATTGAGGCTGCATAAGGTCTACTGAGCCAATTAAATTATTAACGAGTAAGAAGTAGATAGGACAAAGGAGAGCTAAAAGCTGGTTAATGCTTGGCGGAACATACAATTGCTTCTTGTAGATAGCAAAATTTCCATGAGTTTTTGGTTGTAATCTGCAGGAGCTCAATTCTCCAGTGAGTTTGTCAATGCAACAATTTTGCTTTTTACATACTTGGAACTGTTAAAAGGGTGTCATAATAACCCATTGAATGTCTCTTGCACTCAGTGGTATTGCACTCCAcaaatttgaaggtaaaatgaGGTATTTCAATTGGGGTCCATGGGATGCCTACACGCCTATACCTGTTTGAGAGCAATTGTATATTGGAAGAATTGAAGTGACAAAATTAATTGTACAAATTATCCAAACAGGTAGAGAGAATTCAAGCAAAAACATTTATATCTCAAATTAGTTCTCATATTACAATAACTCAATCAAAATGAATTTTACTTCCTACCTAAGAATGTACTTGGTGGACTAAtcgttcttaatttttttcttgtttgaaaaaaaaaaaatattttaccaactCTATCTAAGCTGAACATTAGAATTGCATTTCAGCTGGGTTAACGTTTGCCCCAATGACAATGGCCATTCCCTTTTGGCTGCTGAGAGCAGAACTGCTACCCCCTAATGAAAGAATGGATACAGGAAACCCACAAATTCTTACAAAAATGAACCTAAACATATTTTACATCCCCTCCCACCAACTCAAGAAAATTCTACGCCGAGGAAGATAGGGTGAAGTGAATTGAGGTGCATAAGGAAGGTGGAAATGGCGAGGCATTCCATTGAGCATCTTAATCACAAAACAATGATCAGCCAAATGGTTTTTTGCATCAATACATGCCCTTGAAAACAGGATTAGTCCGGCATATGCTCGCACCATACTCCTCATACTCTGCTTTTGTATGGCAAGCCTGCAGGCAGTTAAAAATCAAAAATTCATTCACTGAAGAATATTTAAACTTGGGTAATGTTAATGATGAGCACAAGAGAAAGCAATGAATCATACATCAAAAGCATTGATGAGAGGAATTaactttttacttttcatttggGGGCTGAAAGAGTGAAAGGAGGGGGTGGGACCTAGAATTGGGTATCATAAATGTGTTACCAATTTGTCGCCAAGCTGAAATGATGGGAATGCAATTTTATAACATCACATATTGCTAATGCCACACAATGCAATCAAGAATGCCAACCTCCACCTACTTTCTATACTTTCAAGCTTCTGCAATTCCCTTTACGgtggttatatttttaattcatattagCTGTCCCAGCTATTGTCTTCTCTGGAACCAATGAAGTGGTCCCTTCATTCTTGAGAAGGGACAAGCATGACAATCTACTTAATAAATGGGATGAAAAGGCAATAGGCAACTAAAAGGTGACAATCAACTGCAACCACTGAGAAACCACAATGTCTTCCACAGTGAAGCAGAATATGAAATTGAGGATTCATATGAAAAAAGGTAAACGTACACGATAATCATTATAGTTATGGCCCATTAAGATGAGAGGGCAAAATTCATACCGCAAAAAATTCAGGTGTTGATGCAAGTACAGAGCCTCCAAACCAAACTGCAAATCTCTGGATGGGATGGCTGACTACATTAACTTCTACTGGCTGTGACTGGAGGtccagaagagagagagagcaccaaagaggaaaaaaattgcTCAGCCTTTTCATATCATGAATAGCCGCAcacattttatatattacaaaaatagaaataaaaaatatgttatatACTCTTACTTTTATTTCCCCACCAAGTCGAGCTTCTGATGCAAGAACCCTGGCATCCACAATCTTCTTTAAGTCTCGTTGCAACCTCCTATGGAAGTCCTTAAACATGGTTGAGCCTCCAGACAGTACTATATTCTGAGATTtaccacacacaaaaaaaggagaaaaaaacaagtcagtgagttgtaaaataaaatattgcatataaccccccccccccccccccccaaaaaaaaaaagcaacaataGCCCCTCATTAatgcacaaaaataaaatttggtatAAAACAGTGCTTGAACCTCGGAACTAAAGCAATTCAAATAACCATATGATggataaaaagagaaaaatcccATGCTAAAGTTTGGAAGTTGAAACAATCATGTTTTTAAGCTAAGAATTGTCCAACCATGGATAATCagcaggattttttttttttttcctttttggataGGTTAGAAAATACTCCATCAGCAGAAATTATGGCAAGAAAGTTCTATGAAACTGATGGATGGAGTTGAAGGTCCACCTAAATCTCAAGACCCATTTAACAATTCAAGAATACAGGTGCGACTGTACAAGCCCACATCACCACATTTCAGTCCTCCAACACAGTTGCTCTCACTGTGGTGTGGACACCAGGTACTGAACTCGATCATGAGCGTTCACAGGTGTCAACACAGAAGGAGGGCAGTGACCTTGTGATTGAATGATGGAGGAGTAATTGACACTGATTAAGACAAAATTAAAgttgattgattttattttatttttttgttattttcatacTAATTGATTACAGTCAATTTCCATATCAGTTATGGCTGATTTCATATGTATTTCTTTATTTGTGGTAGCAATGGAAGCCCTACTTAAAGGCTCCAGAGAACATTACAGGACACAATGAATTTAGTCAAAATTTCTCTAAGCTTGGCGGTTATTCCAAGCAACTAAAGGTGGTGAAGCCTAAGATTTATTTTGTTACCTTTTTTCCTATTTTCGGTACAAACCATCTATGCTGCATTACACTGTTCCATTGGAATATaccacatctaataaaaagtttGCATAATTTTCCTAGAGCCTATGTACTTCACCTTATACAAAGCTCTTCTTGTGTCAATTGGTGCAGACTGAATACACTTGTCGATTACAGCTGGTAGGGGGGTTGAAAACTCGCTGCTATATATTTCAGGATTAAAGAAAACCTATAAACAAGTCAAACAAATCATCAGAACAAACAGCAGTATGCAATTGGTTAAAAGCTATTCAAAAGCTGTGTATTATTTCCAACCTTTTTCATAAATGTTTTTCAAAGCTTTAGAGCATTATTCTTGAACAATATAATCTTTGCAGATGAATGACTGAAAATTATAGGTTAAGAGAGCCTCCAAATATAGTTATCAAAGCCAAAACTTGAAATCATGAAGAATTTACATCCAGGGGAAACTTCCTTATTCTTTGTTTCCATAAATGGAGTTCACTTTAATTGTTTGAGAAGAATAATCTAATGTCTGCTACTGAAAATAAATAGTCCTTGATCAAATAGACTGTGGTGTGGGTAAATCTTCATATAGAAGTACATAAAATCTTTGTAGAATCAAAAGATTGATAGATATGACACCAATATGGGCCATGTGGAATATCAATTTAATACAACCAAGAATTGACAAAATTAGTAATGGTGAGGCTAAAATTAGGAGTGAACATTTCATAACTGAAAAACGAAATAACAATTCAATGGAACATCTACCAGAAAAAACAGAACAGGGATGAACTAAGGCATTGGGAAGGAGAAGATTGTCAAAGATAAGATAGATCAAACCTCAGGGCCAAGAAACCGTTCATAGCCGATATCACAAGAGTATGGTGCCCCAGTCTTTGGTTTAATACCTCTCCATTGCTTAACATATTTTGCTGGTTCTTTGTCATGCTTATTGAATTCCTGAAATCATTGGGAAATGAAGTTATATCAAGTAATCTAAAGATCAAAAATTCAGATCCACACAACTATCCAATGGAGAAAGTAATATGAAGAGCTGATAACTTGCAATATAATGCCCAGGGCCgagtaataaagaaaaattacatcCAATTGTCGCAGGATCTGTTCAATCCAAACTGTAATGAAAGTAAGTTCACCTTGACAATGTCAGAACAAGTGTAGCAATATGTTTCCTTCACTTTCCGAGCCACTTCAAACGAGTCTTCAGGGGGCACATGCTCTCCTCTTTCCtacatgaaaaaaatgaaaaatgcaagAATCCGCAAATTTGTCATTGAATGAGCCAAATTTAACATATTGATGTAGTTAAAACTGTATGAATCCAACAATGAAGTGACTGGGAAATACGGTATAGAATGGACCACATTTTTGTCTTACATATCAGTGCATTGACATGTTACATTGATGACATTCTAAAAACCAGGCCTCTGTCAGTCTACTATTGAGTGTTTTCTTTAATGAGGTCCTTAAAATTGGGTAGACAAAGATATTCCAGGAAATACATGTAAAGAATGCCCATTTCTGTAGTAGCCACACACCAAACCTTTATGGTTATGTCCATGGCActgttcatttgtttattgctaaataaaattgtaactaCAAAAGATATTACACCAAAGACATTATTCTTCATTTATAAGTCAACAGATCTACAAACTAAACAACTAAAATCTACCTCATTATGACTTGGATGCAATTATAGGTATACATTGAAAATAATGACCTTCCAAACAATCCCAGCATAACCAATTAATTTACAGTTTGATGATGAGTTACAAGGAGAACATACCCGCATAAGCTGCTGGACGAAAAGAGTTACATCTTTCCCAGCAATAGGAACTGACTTAATGCTACTCCCAATGACATAACCATCTGCAACAGGTACAACATGTGTAGCCCCATCTCCAATATCCACTACAACCCCTGTCATCTCACACTAAGAAGAACTGTAGGTCAATCTAAATGGAAACTATCAAAATATATCAAAGATAACAGTAGAAAAATGTACATAAACACAGAtctatgtgtgtgtgggtgtgtgtgtgtgtgtaaaagtctaagaattaaaatttatttaaaataacaGAAGTACAGAAGTTCAACCCAACCAAATTACCagaaataatgataaaaatcattaaatcagcaacagcaaaacaaaacaaaaacaacctctGATGAATTTCCTGAAAATACACCTTCATTCTGGTTTCATATTTAGGTATAAAAGcaaataagaaatgaaaaagagtaTCCAAGCTAATAGTTATAATCTTGCATAATTGAGCTCGTAAGATTAATCAGCTTATGTTTAAGCAAATCATTAGATAACAGCTTTATCAAGCTGGTACCTTCTGGGGCTCAAAGGATACGCCAATGGTTCCAGCACCTCTTATGGTGCCTGAGCACTGGAGTTTGAACCCCACCAGCCCCCTCCCCCTACttacctagaaaaaaaaaaaagagctggTACCTGCCACCTTTTTCTTGAAAAGTACTAATCACACTACTCTCTAGACACCACTGCCTGctcccttctctctttctccctcgtCTCAGATATTCATCCATAAAATGCTTGCCATTAAGTGACAGAACTAGCTGGACCTTCAAGTTGGTTTAAACCCCAAGTCATATTGGAAACTTTATTCCCATCACATGTAATGCGAAGATAGGTGCTTCAGTGTGAAATATGTAATTTAGCTGGGAAAGCATGAGTTTGAGCTAGCCTAAGTGTGAGTCTATGAGtaagaatataatttttctgTGGTGCACCTGCAGTGCTGTTGTGAGGAAGTGACCTGTACGTATAGTTGTATCATACAAGTGTATTTTTAAATGTGTCACTTACACCTCCTTCTtataatttttctcaaaaaagaaattacgaattatcatcaaataattcaaatatttttttgctcTAAGGATGCTAAAGTTGGTATGTTACTGCCATTTCTCAACACTACAGATTTTCTTTTACtaccctccaccttgctcttacaagggGAGACACGCCATTTGGGCTAGATCATTGGCGCAATTTCTCAACACTAGGCCTCTATCAAAAACTCAATCAAGTTTAATGAACTTTCTTGTTAGTACTAGTaacctaaataaataaaccaaaatttCCAGAGTGAATTCAGTAATTCCATTATTCTAATTCAGTTTGGACTCAATTGAACATTATTCTGAATTTGATAAGAGCTCTAAATTTCATACTCCTAAATCCAAAAGAACACAACTCCTACAATTGTTGAGCATTGAAACCAACCTTAGATGTCGTATACCCGGCTGCAAGAGCGAGCACTGAATTCACCCCTATATAAAGCCCAGGAACATTGAATGTCTCAAACATAATTTCACCAGTATACTCGCGACTCTCAGGTGCAGTAAGCGGACTCTCAGTCAATAAAAAGTAATGGTCCTCCGGATCACACCTCAAATAGTTGAATATACACTGCTGCCAGAACCGCTCCATTGCGTCCCAATTTTCCACCTGGCCATGCTGAATTGGATAGCTGAGATTGTAAGTAGTACTAGATCGAGATCTCGCAACTGCCTCATCCCCGATGAAGAAGTCAAGATCGGCCATCACACCAGCACTGTGTTGCGCTAGCCAACTGGCTTTTGAGGAGCTTCGAGATTGGTTCAAAAACGACTCGTTTACTGCAACTACTGAAGGAACTATAAAACATGGTTCAACATTACCGGCGAACCCCATCTTAGTATACCTGCAACAACAAAAGGCAGAACTTATAGAATACCCAATTCACAAAACATTTCGTCAAACAGTTGGTGTCCCTGTGAGTTTGcatatcaaaatcaaataaataggACTGCCCAAATGAATATAGCGAAAAATAAGCAAACCCAATTGGCTCATTCTATTGAACGACCGGTGtatgataaaaaatttgaaagggaAACCCCATTGGGGCATTTCGTCGAACACTTTGTGCGCCTATATACACACAAATACGAAGGGTATTTAATCACAAATATCTATAGAAGTGTACCCGGTGCCGTTGTCGATTACTACAGCGGGGCGAGACGTAGCAGGGTCCATGAGAAGGAGAAGAAAGGAAGCGTTCGTGTTGAAAATGGATCTGCGACTGAGATCCAAGAGAGAGTTTAGGGCAGAGGATCATGGTCAAGAAGAGCGCTTTGaggaagaataagaagaagaagaagaagacgaaggtGATAGTGATTGAGACTTAGGCTTGGATCGCAAGCGAAAGCAGCGACTCAACACACAAGAGTTGGTGATTGTTGCTCCACCCATTTCATttctcaacaataacaacaacaacaacgacgACGAGCGTGAAAGCTGAATAATATTAGTCTCATAAACTTGCACATCATTGTCTTTGTGCCCctgagaattttaaaatatgtgcttgtgcttttgtttgtgtttgtgtgtatgttTTGGCGTTTCTGCGATGCTTTTCTTCGCAATCAAACAACACACCCACTGACGACTGacatctttctttctcttctcaagactctttctctctttctctctctgtgggctttttttttttttacactttaacGTGCAATTTGTGATTTGTGGGAATTGGCATTTAGTGTTTTATATATGACGGTGGCTTTGGGCCGTGTGATTTATGAGGGAAACAAAGCTAACCGACGGTCAGATTTTAGCTTTTGATGGGTCCCACCATAAAATTGTCTGAAAATCTACCATGGGTCCATGGTGGGTTTAATTGCACTGGAACACATCCCAAATGTCGACCATGACCTATGGGACAGTcaagttttatacttttattataataaaataaaataaaaaattggggaAAATGATGTTTGGTACAATGTCTGTCATTTCAaacttatgtattttttttttttttttaaccttatgTTTAAAAGTGTGTATATGGCAAATTTTCTTCATTGCATGGATTCCAGTAAGCGACTTACTCTTTTACACAGATTTTAGTATgcgactaacacaccaacttgagaaagatgttagttgcaaagttctttaatTCATCCAAatgataaagatcaagaagtgtcttagttacaaaacccttggcgcaaaGAAGCAGTAAGTTCTTCAATGAAAAGATGAACTAGGTCAACTTTTGTCTCCGGTCACTCAATGCATGAAGGGATGCTCTGATTCCTTGTGCAACTCCTTcatga comes from Castanea sativa cultivar Marrone di Chiusa Pesio chromosome 3, ASM4071231v1 and encodes:
- the LOC142628347 gene encoding actin-related protein 3, which encodes MDPATSRPAVVIDNGTGYTKMGFAGNVEPCFIVPSVVAVNESFLNQSRSSSKASWLAQHSAGVMADLDFFIGDEAVARSRSSTTYNLSYPIQHGQVENWDAMERFWQQCIFNYLRCDPEDHYFLLTESPLTAPESREYTGEIMFETFNVPGLYIGVNSVLALAAGYTTSKCEMTGVVVDIGDGATHVVPVADGYVIGSSIKSVPIAGKDVTLFVQQLMRERGEHVPPEDSFEVARKVKETYCYTCSDIVKEFNKHDKEPAKYVKQWRGIKPKTGAPYSCDIGYERFLGPEVFFNPEIYSSEFSTPLPAVIDKCIQSAPIDTRRALYKNIVLSGGSTMFKDFHRRLQRDLKKIVDARVLASEARLGGEIKSQPVEVNVVSHPIQRFAVWFGGSVLASTPEFFAACHTKAEYEEYGASICRTNPVFKGMY